The genomic region CGGCCATCATCATGCTGGTGGTGCCCCTGGCGGTGACCGGCGCGCTTCTGGCGCTCTGGCTGACCGGCATGTCGATCAACATTTACAGCCAGATCGGGGCGATCCTGCTGATCGGCCTGATGGCGAAGAACGGCATCCTGATCGTGGAGTTCGCCAACCAGCTGCGTGACGAGGGGCGCTCCGTTCGCGAATCCATTGTCGAAGGCTCGGTCCTGCGCTTCCGGCCCATCCTGATGACGGCGATCTCG from Lujinxingia vulgaris harbors:
- a CDS encoding efflux RND transporter permease subunit; the protein is AIIMLVVPLAVTGALLALWLTGMSINIYSQIGAILLIGLMAKNGILIVEFANQLRDEGRSVRESIVEGSVLRFRPILMTAISTVVGAVPLVLSTGAGAESRGAIGVVVIGGLVLATLLTLFVVPVLYDLLARFTTSRNAVAKQLEAQSESVTATPREEGHPAE